The window CCGGGTTCTCGCGGCTCGCTGCCGAGGCAGGGGCGAAGGCCGTGCTGTTCGCCTGGGAGCCGGTCGGAGGCGCGGCCTGGACGCGGTGGCAACCGGACGGTGAGCGCCTGGAACTCCCCTCGATGCGGACCAACTGGAAGATCGGTGGCGCGCTGCTGGAGCGCATCAAGAAGGGCACCACGACGCTGGAGTTCTCCGGCACGGTGCGCAGCCCCTACCTGTACGACGTGATGCCGGTCTCGAAGGGTTCCATCCCCCGGACGATGGTCCACGTCGTCTCGGACCGCAACACCGCGCAGGTCCGCGCCACCTACACCCGCACCGGTGCCTCCACGTGGGCGAGCGAGCAGCGGTTCGGATGGCGGCCGTACCAGGACACCGCGTGGAACCAGTACAGCCGCTACGTGCCGGTGGGCCAGCAGCGTCTCGAGTACGTGAGCAGTGACGCGGACACGCTGTGGAGCCACACGGTGCACCACAACGTCGTCTGGAATCCGGACTTCGCCCTGGGCGCAGGATCACAGGACTCCCCGCACACCTACCAGCCCGGCCGGCACGCCACGGAGCGGTGGTTCGGAGCGGTCGTCCGCCCCTCGATCCCGCGCGGCTTCTCCGGGACGTCGGTGCGCAACGGTGACACCCTGTCGGTGTACGTACCGGAGTTCACCGACTCCGGACCCGGGCACTGGTCGTTCTCCGAGTTGCCGGCCTTCGGCGGCATCGGCGGCGAGGCCGGCTCACGCACGGCCACGGCGGACACCCGCAGGTACGACAGCGTTCCCGACACCGCCAAAGCCGTGCTGTACCGCGACGGCAAGCAGATCGCGGCATCCGACAAGGGCGCCTGGGGCAACTTCGAGGTGCCCTCGGGCAAGGCCACCTACAAACTGGATCTGACGACGGCACGCGAATCGGACGACTGGAACTTCGGTACCGACACGCACACCTCGTGGACGTTCCGCTCCGACACCGCGGCTCGCCCGACCATGCTGCCCCTGCTCCAGCTCGACTACGACGTGCCGGTCGACGTGAACAACGCGGTGGACCGGGCGCGCACTCACAAGATCGGCTTCAACGTCCGCATGCAGGACGGGATGCCCGCCCCCCGATGGGCGAAACTGAAGGTCGAGGCATCCTACGAGGACGGGAAGAACTGGACGACGGTGCGCGCCAAGCAGCACGGCAAGCGCGGGCAGTTCGTCGCGGACCTGCAGCGGCCGTCGTACATACACGGCGACGCCTACGTGACACTGCGGGTGACCGCATCGGACGCGGCCGGGAGCAGCGTCCAGCAGACCGTCGTCCGCGCCTTCCTGCACCGCGGCCCCAAGTAGGCCGCCGGCGGTCAGCGGTGAGGTGAATCCTCCCAGCACGAGCGGTGGGTGTCGGTTCCTGCGGGACCGGCACCCGCCACGGCGTACGGCGAGGCCTGTCGTGCGGGGCCCCTCTCGTCACGGAGCCACGGGCCCAGGCCGGGACGGGTCACGGGATCCGTGGACGATCTGGGTCAGCCGAAAAGCTCAACCGAACCTGACGGTTGTGATTCGAGATGTTGGTGTCCACCAACATCCGTTAAGGCAACCTCCACGCTACCCGATCGCTGGCACCACGTGATATGTCATCGAAAAGATGTCGGCCCGAGCGCGTAACGGAAAAGCCCAGGTCAGAGACCATAACTAAGATCGCCATCCTGCATGTGGCTACCTTGAGCGTCAAACGAGCGTCGTGGCCGACGGCCGGTGCGCCAGGCTCAGCTGTAGTCCCCCGCACCAGCAGCAGCCAGACCCGGACTTCGCCTGTCACCGGTTCAGGTGTTGTGACCGGGGCCGATCCGCTGCGGGGCTGCCTCGCGGAAGAGGGTCAGGAGGGCGTGTGCCTGCGGGGCGCCCGCGTCGAAGAACTGCGTGGCCAGTGCGGGTGGCACGGCAGTTCCATGCATGCGGACTTCATGGCAGCTGAAGCAGAACGCCGCCTCGAACAGCGCCTGGTCGAGAGTGTCCGCGTACGCCCGGACGCTCCAGCCGGGCGAGAAGCCACAGCGGTGCTGCACGCTGCCGGGCAGGCTCTCGATCAGGGTCAGGACGCCGGCCGCCTCGCTCCCGATCAAGTGGGCGCCCGCCCTGCCCGGATACGCGGCACCCCGCTTTGTCGGGAGTTCGGAGATCCTTACGACCTCCAGCAACACGGTGGTGGCTACGGCTTCGGCGGGCAGCTGCATGTGCGAAGTCTGCCCGCGTCCGGTGCCACATCACCCACCGCATCCGCCTTCAAGGGAGCCGAATCCTCGCAACGGGTGGGCCGCCACCGCTGGACCGTGGGATGCACCATGGCCTGGCTCGCCGACTGCCGCCGCCTTCACCGAGGCTACGAACGCGGGCGCCGACACCAGGCAGTGAGCGGAGCGACTGGTGTCTCCTTCGGCACTCTGAAGCGCAGTCTGGCCGGGACGAAGCCGCAACCCACCCCCAGCCCTGACGCCTCCACTCCGACGATCATCACCCCCGGGCACACGACCGGCGGTGCAGGCGGTATCACCGACACCGACGGCGGAGCACTGGCCTCCACAGGGGCGCAGGTCGGTGCACTCGTCGGCTTCGCGGCCCTGCTCGTCGCCACCGGGTGGCGCACGGCCGTCGTGGCCCACCGCCGCGCAACGCGAAACCGGATATGAGGGCCCGTTCTTGGCGCCGAGCCGTGCAGGCGGTTCCGCGCTCCTGCCGCCCTCGGCAGCGGCAGCCGCGCCCAACTCGGCTACCTCATCGCCCGCTCGGGCATCCTCGACCACCGCACGGCCGACCCGGCGGACTGAAACCGGCCCTCCTCCCCCGTACAACCATCCGCCAATCTCCGCTGTCTTGATCCCAGTGAAGATGACGCTCATCGCCTCCGCCGCCGCACTCGGCGCGCTCGCCGCCGTCACCGGCCCCGCCGCGGCCCCCGCCGCGGCCGCAACCGCCTCCGACGCCCTGTGGCTCTGGTCCGACCCGTACGAGATCACCCTCGCGGGCCCGTCCGAGGACGGCTCCCCCGCACCGTCGCAGTCGCTGACCGTGCAGATCAGCCACGACAACACGACGACCACCGTCCCGGCCGGCACGCTCACCGTCGACGCCTCCGGAGTCGCCTCGTTCGCCGAGGTCACCTGGCCCGCAAACTGCCGCCCGGAGGACGAGACCACCGCCGTCTGCACCACCCCCGAACTCCCCGGCGGCGCCAACGCCCCCGCCGCGAGGATCGGCCTGACCACGAAGCCGGGCGCCACCGACGGCAACGACGGCTACGTCCGCTACACCGCCCAGGCCGGCGGCATGAACGCCTACCCGGGCGAGACCTACGTCGCCGTCAACGACGGCCCCGCGCTCGGCCTCACCCAGGCCGAGTACCGCAGCGGCATGGCACCCGACCAGCCCTTCGACTCCTCCGTCGTCCTCGGCAACCAGGGCAACCGCACCGCCGACCGCACCCTGCTCACCGTCTTCACCTCCCGCGGCATCCGCCTCGGCATGTCCGTCCCCTCCAACTGCGAGTCCACGAACGCCGTCACCGGCCGCACGTTCCTCTGCATCCTGGACGAGCGGACGACTCCGGGCTCGTACCACTCCCTCCCGCTGAAGTTCCGCACCAAGGACATGGCCCTCTTCGACCGCGTCGACTATTCGGCGCAGCCCTATTCCGAGCAGGCGCTCGCCGAGGCCCGCGCCGGCCGCGCCTTCACCCCGGGCGCCGGCCCGGAGCTGAACCTCACCCCGGCCGCCGCCCCCTCCGACGAGCTCCAGCCGTACCGCAGCTTCACGGTGAAGACCGTCAACCAGGCTGACTACCGGCTGACCGCCTCCACCGTCTCCGGCGCGGCCGGCGACACCGTCCCCGCCACCGTCACCGTCCACAACGCGGGCCCCGCCTGGGTCGCCTCCCTCGGCGCGGGCGAACCCGCCGCGACCGTCGACATCGACATCCCCGCCGGCACCTCGGTGACCTCCGCCCCCGACGCCTGCTGGTCCCAGTCCGAGACCCGCTACCGCTGCAACACCCCCATCTACCTCACCGAATCCGGCAAGCCCGCCACCCACGCCTTCCCCTTCACTCTCCACATCGACGAGGTCATCCCGAACGCCACCGCCCGCGCCGCCATCTACAACGACGCCTACGAACCCGCCGTCCGCACCTTCGACCCCGACCTGACGAACAACACGGCCACCCTCACCGTCAACCCCTCGACGAGCTGACGCACGTCCCCTCCGGCTGCCCGGCCCGACCCCTGCACCGGCCCTGTACGAGCCGGGCAGCCGACCCCCGCACCTCCCCTTGTAACCCCACCCGCACCACCCGTGGGCGACTGGCCCGCTCAGAGGGCGGAACGGGCAACGGGCGGACCAAAGCGCCGAGCGCCCGACGCCGCCCACCCCCGCCCCACACGCACCCAGACGGGACACAGAATCGGTGGCGCCCGAGGCCTCCCAGTCGTCGGCCCAGCCGATGATGTGCGCGCCCACGGACGCTGCGGCTGTGAGGACGTTCTCCCGCTGGCGCTCAGGGGACGACGTCGCCAGCTTCACGCGCGACAGGCGCCGCACGCCGAGCAGGCATTTACCGCATCCGTCGTAGGGGCGTTCGATCACATGTGGGGTCGTACCGTGCAAGATTCTTTCCGTTCGCGCACGCACAGTACGGAGAATCGGCGGCACGCCCCAGCTGGACGATCTGGGTCAGCCGAAAAAGCTCAGCCGCACCTGACGGTTGTGATTTGAGATGTTGGTGTCGACCAGACACACGGACTGCCACGTCCCGAGCTCCAGCCGGCCTCCGATCACCGGCAAGGTCGCGTGCGGCGGCACCAGGGCGGGAAGCACGTGGTCGCGGCCGTGTCCCGGGCTGCCGTGGCGGTGGCGCCAGCGGTCGTCGGGCGGGAGCAGGTCCTGGAGAGCGGCGAGGAGGTCGTCGTCGCTTCCGGCCCCCGTCTCCAGGATCGCGATCCCGGCTGTGGCATGGGGGACGAAGATGTTGAGCAGGCCGTCCCTGCCAGGAGCCGAGCGGGCCAGGAACTGGGCGCAGTCCTCTGTCAGGTCCGTGACCGTTTCGGTCCGTCCCGTGGTGACGCTGAGCAGGTGTGTGGCAAAGGTGTCGGACATGGACTCATTCTCCCGGGCGGGGCGGAGGTCCGCGAAGTCCGCCCCGCCGGGGACCAGCCTGCCGGCGGGACCTGAAAGGGGTCCGGGCGGGCTGGGGAAGGCGAGGCCAGGGAAGCTCCGGTTCCGCCCGGGAAGACACGGGCCTCCCCCACAGTTGGTAGAAGCGTGAACGATATCGGGATCCGCGAGCTGGACGTGGTCGTCATCGGCGCCGGTCAGGCGGGACTGTCCGCCGCGTACCACCTGCGCCGCAGCGGGCTCGAGCCCGACCGGGACTTCGCGGTGCTCGATCATGCGCCCCGCCCCGGTGGCGCCTGGCAGTTCCGCTGGCCCTCGCTCACGTACGGCAAGGTGCACGGCATGCATTCGCTCCCGGGCATGGAGCTCACCGGCGCCGACGGGAACCGGCCTTCGTCCGAGGTCATCGGCGAGTACTTCGACGCGTACGAGCGACGGTTCGGCCTGCGCGTGCACCGCCCCGTCGAGGTGAGCCGCGTACGCGAGGGGGTCGGCGGGCGTCTGCTCGTGGAGACCTCGGAGGGTGCCTACTCCACGCGCGCGCTGGTCAACGCCACCGGCACGTGGGACCGGCCGTTCTGGCCGCGCTGTCCCGGCCAGGATTCCTTCCTCGGCCGGCAACTGCACACCGCGAACTATCCGGGGCCCGCCGAGTTCGCCGGTCTGCGGGTGGTGGTGGTCGGCGGTGGCGCGTCGGGTACCCAGCATCTGATGGAGATCGCCGAGGTGGCCGAGGAGACGTTCTGGGTGACACGTCGCCCGCCGGTGTTCCGCGAAGGACCCTTCGGTGAGGACGCGGGCCGTGCCGCCGTGGCCATGGTGGACGAGCGCGTACGCAGCGGACTTCCTCCGCGGAGCGTGGTCAGCGTGACCGGCCTGCCGCTCAACGACGCCATTCGGCGCGCACGCGAGCGGGGGATCCTGGACCGCCTCCCGATGTTCGAGCGGATCACCCCGGACGGCGTGGTCTGGCCCGACGGCCGTTCCGTCCGGGCCGACGTCATCCTCTGGGCGACCGGCTTCCGCGCCGCCGTCGATCATCTGGCGCCGCTGAGGCTCCGGGAGCCCGGAGGTGGCATTCGCGTGGAGGAGACCCGAGTCGTACGGGACCCACGCGTCCATCTCGTCGGCTACGGCCCGTCCGCCAGCACCATCGGCGCCAATCGGGCCGGGCGGGCCGCCGCCCGCTCGTTGACCCGGCTGCTGGACGGCGTTCCGGCCCTGCACTGACCCCGGGACGGTGGGTCGGCCAGGCCCCGGACCGTCAGACGGCGGCCGCGGGGACGGTCACGCCGCTGTCGCGGCGGATCAGGGCGGCGTAGCGGCCGTCCTTGGCGAGCAGTTCCTCATGCGTTCCCCGCTCCGCCGCCGAGCCCCCGTCCAGCACCACGATCTGGTCCGCGTCCCGGACGGTGGACAGCCGGTGCGCGATGGTGAGCGTGGTGCGTCCTTCGGACAGGGCGTCGATGGCCTGCTGCACGGCGTGTTCGGTTCGGGTGTCGAGGGCGCTGGTCGCCTCGTCGAGAATCAGCACGGGCGGGTTCCGGAGAATCGTCCGGGCGATCGCCAGGCGCTGCTTCTCGCCGCCCGAGAACCGGTAGCCGCGCTCCCCCACGAGCGTGTCGTAACCGTCGGGCAGACCGGCGATGTGGTCGTGGATCTGGGCGGCGCGGGCGGCGGCCTCGATCTCCTCGTCGGTGGCGTCGGGCTTCGCGAAGCGGAGGTTCTCGGCGACCGACGCGTGGAAGAGGTAGGTCTCCTGGGAGACCACACCCACGGCGCGGGCGAGGGTGTCGAAGTCGAGGTCGCGCACGTCGACGCCGTCGATCGTGACGCGGCCCCCCGTGACGTCGTACAGGCGCGGCACGAGGTAGCTGAGGGTGGACTTGCCCGATCCGGTGGGACCGACGACGGCCAGACTGTTCCCGGCCGGTACCGATACGTCGATGCCGCTCAGCGTGGGACCGCTCTTCTCGTCGTAGCTGAAGGTGACGTCCTCGAAGGCGACCTCGCCACGGATGTGCTCCAGGCGAACCGGCTTGTCGGGTTCGGTGATGTCCACCTTCAGGTCGAGGTACTCGAAGATGCGGGCGAACAGGGCCAGGGACGTCTGCATCTGCACCCCGGTGGAGAGCAGGCTCACGGCCGGGCGGAACAGCCCCTGCTGGAGCGAGACGAAGGCGACGAGCGTCCCGATGGAGACGCCGGTGGCGCCCGACTGGAGGGTGAGTCCCGCCGCCCAGTAGATGACGGCGGGCATGGCCGCCATCACGATCCCGATCGTCGACATCCGCCAGCGTCCGGCCATGTTGGAGCGCACTTCGAGGTCGACCAGGCGTTCGGACTCCTCGGAGAAGGTCTTCGTGAGGGAGTCCGAGCGGCCCATCGTGCGGCCGAGCAGGATGCCGCTGACCGAGAGCGATTCGGTGACGGTGGCGGCCATGGCCGCCATCTGCCGCTGGCGCTGCGTGGTGATCTTCTTGCGCTCACGGCCCACGCGACGGCTGATCCAGACGAAGACCGGCAGGAGCAGCAGCGAGACGACGGTGAGCCGCCAGTCGAGCGCGAGCATGGCGACCACGGTGGCGATGACCGCGGTGAGGTTGGAGACGAGGGAGGTCGCGGTGGAGGTGACCGTCGCCTGCATCCCGCCGATGTCGTTGGCGATACGGGACTGCACCTCGCCCGTACGGGTCCGGGTGAAGAAGGCGAGCGGCATCCGCTGCAGCTGTGTGTAGACGGCGGTCCGCAGGTCGTGCATGACGCGCTGGCCGACGGTGGTGGAGATGAGGGTCTGCAGGACGCCGAAGACGCTGTTCATCACGGCGGTGAGGATCATGCCGAGGGCGAGCAGTGTCAGCAGGCCGGTACGCCCCTGGGGGATCGCGGTGTCCAGGATCTCCCGGAGGAGGAAGGGCGACGCGACCGACACCAGGGAGGATGCGCCGACCAGGAGTGCGACCACCGCGAGCCTGCCGCGGTAGGGCCGGAACAGCCGGAAGATGCGGCGCAGCTCGGCGGGCGGTTGCCCGGCCTCGGCGGCGGAGGGTGTCCAGGTGGGTTCGTCGGGTTTCATGGGCTCCTTCGAGAGCGTGTGGGGAGGGACCGGCCGGGCTCGGGCCTGCGGGGTGGATACGGAGCGTGGGCAGGGCGGGCATGCCCCGGAGGACACCGAGGCCGCACGAGCCACGAGCCACGAGCCACGATTCGAGAGCCTAGCTCATTGTTACCTCTATACACAATGAACCACATCCTGATATTGTTCCCTCATGGAATCCCCAGACTCCGACGGCATGCTGGCCGAACAGCTGCTGAGGCTCACGCGCCGCCTCCAGCGCATCCAGAGCCGTCAGCTGGAGCCGATCGGCATCACGCCGGCCCAGTTCCGCCTGCTGCGCACGACCGCTCACTACGACGGGCCGCCCCGCATGGCCGATCTGGCCGAGAGGCTGGACGTCGTCCCCCGGGCCGTCACCACCCTCGTGGACGGCCTGGAGGCGAGCGGCCGGGTACGGCGTGCACCGGACCCGACCAACCGCAGGGTGATCCGCATCGAGATCACGGAGGAGGGCCGGGCCGTGCTCCGCTCGATGCGCGCCGCGCGCAAGGCCGCGGCGGAAGAGATCCTGGCTCCGTTGACCGCCGACCAGCGCGAGGTGCTCGGCGGACTGCTGACCGCGCTGGTCGACGGGATGCCGGAGCGCCGCCGCTGCTGAGACACGCGGTGCGACACCCGCACGCCACAGCCGTGAACACCGCCCGCTCGTCACGCGGGGAGGTTCCGCCACCTTGCGGTCGAGCCGCGTACGACGCCAGGAGCGGGGCGGCCAGCGCCCGGAGCCCCTCGGGAATCAGACGCTTCGACAGATCAGCCCTCGCGGCACCATCGTGCCGCTCGAACCTCAAGTCACCGGGCACAGCCCTCTAGACGCCGGCCGATGCGGCCGATCTGGCGGCCTGGTCGATCTTCGCGCAGTAGGCGGCGCGGGCTTCCTCATCGATCTGCGCCTCATGTTCGGGGCGCATCCCCGTTCGACCGTCGACACCTTCGCGCAGGATGTCGGCATGCCCGGCATGCCGGTTCGTCTCGCCGAGGACGTGGACGATGACGGCGAACAGGTTCGTGCTGGAATGAGGCTCCGGCCACCAGGGCACGCGGCCGTGGGCATCGAGGGGCAGCGCCTGGATCGTCGCGTCCGAGTGTTCCCACGTGCGCCGGTAGTACTCGGTGATCTGATCGCAGGTCTCGCCCTCGGTCGCCCACAGATCGCTGCCGTCGTGGTCCTGCCACCGGGGCAGCGGTTCCGGGAAAGGGCGGGCGAAGACCTCGCCGAAGTACCTGGCCTCCACGCCGGCCACGTGCTTGATCAGGCCGAGGAGGTTGCTCCCGGTGACTGTCAACGGGCGGCGGGCGTCGTATTCGGACAAGCCGTCGAGCTTCCAGAGCAGCGCCTCGCGGTCCCGCCGCAGTCTCCCGTGCAGGTTGTCCTTCGCGAATTCGTCGATCATGCGGCATGAGCCTGCCACGGGCTACCAGCGGCCTCAAGGTTCCGTTCGTGGGCCGCAACGACCGGACCGCCCGAAGTCCGGCCATGGCCGGTGCCCCGAGCAGCCACAAGAAGCCGGGGAACCGGCCACGCGGGAACGAGCTGCTGGGCGCAGGCCGTCAGGACGTGGGCGGTGGGTGTCGGCCGCGTCCGTCGTCGGTCGTGCCGACCGCTGCGGAGCAGCCGGGACGGGCCCCGGGTTCCACGGTTCCGCCCGGGTCGGCGGCCTGTCTCCGGGACGGACCGCGCGACCGGCCGGCACCACCACTGCGCGCTCATCGAGCCGGAGGAGGCGACTCGCCCCGTCGCCCGACCGCCACCGATACGGCCATGGATGCGGCCTCGGCCTCGGCCACCGCCACCGCCACCGCCACCGCCACCGCCACCGCCACCGCCACCGCCACCGCCACCCGCGAATAATCGGTTGCCCCGCGCCAGGCCGGGACGCGAAGCTTGCACGGTTTGGTCCCCCGCTGGCCACGTGGTCCGCACGTGGCCTCCGCCATCCGATTCCTGGGACGACATGCAGATTCGCGATCTCCCGTACTCCGATCCCGGCGATCCTGATGTCCGGTCCGGCCCCCGTTTCCTGCTCTGGCTCGGCCGGGGTCAGATCGCCGGTCAGCTCAAGTCCCTGTCCTGGGGGCTGCTGCACCACTGCGCGATCGCGGGCCTCCCGCTCGCCGTCGGATTCGCGGTCCAGGCCGTCATCGACCGTTCCGGCCGGGACCTGGCGCTGGCGGGCGGGCTCCTGCTCGTCCTCGGCGTCCTCATCGCCGTGGGCGACACCATGCTCCACCGCACCGCGGTCACCAACTGGATCACGGCCGCCGCACGCGTGCAGCAGCTTCTGGCCCGCAAGACAGCCGAACTGGGTTCGGCCCTGACCCGGCGGGTGGCGGCGGGTGAGGTGGTCGCCGTCTCCACCGGTGACGTCGAGAAGATCGGCTGGTTCGTCGAGGCGCTGTCCCGTTTCGCCGCCGCGGCCACGGCCCTGGTGCTGATCTGCGTCGGACTGGTCCTCTACCTGCCCGCCCTCGGCGTGCTGGTCGCCATCGGCACGCCCGTCCTCGCTCTGGCCATGCTGCCGCTGCTCCCCCGCGCAACCCGCAGGGCGGATCTCCAGCGCGAGAAGGCGGGCCGGGCCACCGAGCTGGCCTCCGACACAGTGGCCGGTCTCCGGGTGCTGCGCGGCATCGGCGGCGAGGACCTGTTCCTCGACCGCTATCGGCGCGCTTCCCAGGAGGTGCGCGAAGCCGCGGTGCGCAGCGCCCGTATGTGGGCCGTCATCTCCGCCGTCCAGGTGTTCCTGCCGGGAGTGCTGCTGATCTCGCTGGTCTGGTACGGGGCGACGCTGGCGAGGGACGGCCGCATCGACATCGGCCAGCTGGTGACCGTGTACAGCGCGGCGACCCTGATGCTGTTCCCGCTGCGCAACGTGGAGGAGATCGCGATGGCGTACTCCTTCTCGCGCCCTTCCGCGCAGCGGGCCGTGCGGGTGCTCTCGCTGCACCGCACCACCCGCAGCTCAACGGCCGACGCCGCACCGCCGGGTGATGTGTACGACCCGGTGACCGGACTCATGGCCCCGCAGGGCCTGTTCACCGCCGTGGTCTGCGGCGATCCCGACGAGGCGGGCAGGCTCGCCGAACGGCTGGGCGGTCACGCGGAGCAGGACGACGCGTCCGCTCCGCCCTCGGTACTGCTGGGCGGTGTGCCGCTGGACGATCTGCCGCTCGCGGTGGCGCGGGCCTCGGTGCTCGTGCAGGACAAGGATCCGGTGCTCCTGTCGGGCACGCTGCGCGAGCTGCTGGACGTGCCGTCGTCGGGTGACGTCCCGCCGGGCGACGCGCTGGCGGCGGCCCAGTGCGGCGACGTGCTGGACGCGCTGGCCCAGGCCTCGGCCGACACGGCCGGCGACCCCATGGACACCCGCATCACCGAGCGGGGACGGTCGCTGTCGGGCGGTCAGAGGCAACGGCTCGCGCTGGCGCGTTCACTGGTCACCGATCCGGAGGTCCTCGTACTGGACGAGCCGACGTCTGCCGTCGACTCGCACACGGAGGCCAGGGTCGCGGCCGGCGTCGAACGGCTGCGCCGGGGCCGCACCACGGTGGCCTTCGCGTCGTCCCCGCTGCTGCTGGACCTGGCGGACCGCGTCGTGCTGCTGCACGAGGGCGCCGTCGTGGCGGCCGGTACACACCGCGAACTGCTGCGGGACGAACCGCGTTACCGGGCGGTCGTCACCCGCGAGACCGAGGACGAGGCCGCGGTACCGGACGCGCGGGGCGGTCTCGCCGTCGTCGACGGACTCCGGCCGGCCCGGACGGCCGATGAGATCGAGGAGAGAGCATGATCGGCGTGGCTCCACCGGCGTACGACCCGGCCGCCCCCGAGTCGGCGACGACCCTGCCCGTGGGGACGCCGGCGACGGTGCGGGCGTACGTGCGCGCGCTGCTGCGGCGCCACCGCAGGGCGTTCGCGGTGCTGATCGCGGTCAACGCCGTCGCGGTGATCGCCTCGATCACCGGTCCCTACCTGCTGGGCGGGCTGGTCGAGGATCTGTCCGAAGGGGTGACGGACCTGCATCTGGAGCGCACCGTCTCGGTGTTCGCGGTGGCGCTGATCGTGCAGACCGTGTTCACCCGGACCATGCGGCTGCGCGGTGCGATGCTCGGTGAGGAGATGCTCGCGGATCTGCGCGAGGACTTCCTCGTGCGCTCGGTCGGGCTGCCGCCCGGTGTCCTGGAGCGGGCCGGTACCGGGGATCTGCTGTCCCGGATCACGACGGACATCGACCGGCTGGCCAACGCGATGCGTGAGGCCGTGCCGCAGCTGGCGATCGGGGTGGTGTGGGCCGGTCTGCTGCTCGGCGCGCTCGCGGTCACGGCTCCGCCCCTCGCGCTCGCCGTGCTGATCGCGCTGCCGGTGCTCGTCGTGGGCTGCCGCTGGTACTTCCGCCGGGCGCCGTCGGCGTACCGCTCGGAGGCCGCGGGTTACGCGGCGGTCGCGGCGGTGCTCGCCGAGACCGTGGACGCCGGCCGGACCGTGGAGTCCCACCGGCTGGGCGCCCGCAGGATCGCGCTGTCGGACCGGCGGGTGGCGGAGTGGACGGCCTGGGAGCGGTACACGCTCTTCCTGCGCTCGGTGCTCTTCCCGGTCATCAACACCACCTACGTCACGATCCTCGGCGCGGTGCTGCTGCTGGGCGGCTGGTTCGTGATGGAGGACTGGATCACCGTCGGTCAGCTGACGACGGGTGCGCTGCTGGCGCAGATGATGGTGGACCCGCTCGGCCTGATCCTCCGCTGGTACGACGAACTCCAGGTCGCGCAGGTGTCGTTGGCCCGGCTGGTGGGTGTCCGGGAGATCGAGCCGGACGCGGGCGACGACCTGGTCGGCCCGGACGGTCGTGAGGTCAGGGCCGAGGGGGTGCGGTTCGGGTACCGCGCCGGTGTGGACGTCCTGCACCAGGTGTCCCTGGAGGTCGCCCCGGGCACCCGGATGGCACTGGTGGGGCCGTCGGGTGCGGGCAAGTCCACCCTGGGCCGTCTGCTGGCGGGGATCTACGCCCCCCGGACCGGCGAGGTCACCCTGGGCGGCGCCGAGCTGTCCCGCATGACGGCGGAGCGGGTGCGGTCCCACGTCGCGCTGGTGAACCAGGAGCACCACGTCTTCGTGGGTTCGCTCCGGGACAACCTCCTGCTGGCCCGTACGGACGCCGGGGACGCGGAACTGTGGGCGTCGCTCGCCGCGGTGGACGCGGACGGCTGGGCCCGTGCACTCGACAAGGGGCTGGACGCGGAGGTGGGCTCGGGCGGCCTGGCCCTCACGCCCGCGCAGGCGCAGCAGATCGCGCTGGCGCGGCTCGTGCTGGCGGACCCGCACACGCTGGTGCTGGACGAGGCGACGTCCCTGCTCGATCCCCGGGCGGCCCGTCATCTGGAGCGTTCGCTGGCCAAGGTGCTCGACGGGCGTACGGTCGTGGCGATCGCGCACCGGTTGCACACCGCGCACGACGCCGATGTGATCGCGGTGGTCGAGGACGGCCGGATCAGTGAGCTGGGCAGCCATGACGCGCTCGTGGCCGCGGACGGCGCCTACGCGGCGCTGTGGCGCTCCTGGCACGGCTGAGCCGACGACCGGGCCGACGTGGCCCGGACCCCGGAGCCGCCGGTGGGGGAAAGAGCCCACCGGCGGCTCCGGCGCGCACGGGAGGCGAACTCGGTCCCGTCCGGTGAGGATGAGGGGTGACTGGC is drawn from Streptomyces sp. NBC_00178 and contains these coding sequences:
- a CDS encoding ABC transporter ATP-binding protein, with translation MQIRDLPYSDPGDPDVRSGPRFLLWLGRGQIAGQLKSLSWGLLHHCAIAGLPLAVGFAVQAVIDRSGRDLALAGGLLLVLGVLIAVGDTMLHRTAVTNWITAAARVQQLLARKTAELGSALTRRVAAGEVVAVSTGDVEKIGWFVEALSRFAAAATALVLICVGLVLYLPALGVLVAIGTPVLALAMLPLLPRATRRADLQREKAGRATELASDTVAGLRVLRGIGGEDLFLDRYRRASQEVREAAVRSARMWAVISAVQVFLPGVLLISLVWYGATLARDGRIDIGQLVTVYSAATLMLFPLRNVEEIAMAYSFSRPSAQRAVRVLSLHRTTRSSTADAAPPGDVYDPVTGLMAPQGLFTAVVCGDPDEAGRLAERLGGHAEQDDASAPPSVLLGGVPLDDLPLAVARASVLVQDKDPVLLSGTLRELLDVPSSGDVPPGDALAAAQCGDVLDALAQASADTAGDPMDTRITERGRSLSGGQRQRLALARSLVTDPEVLVLDEPTSAVDSHTEARVAAGVERLRRGRTTVAFASSPLLLDLADRVVLLHEGAVVAAGTHRELLRDEPRYRAVVTRETEDEAAVPDARGGLAVVDGLRPARTADEIEERA
- a CDS encoding ABC transporter ATP-binding protein, yielding MIGVAPPAYDPAAPESATTLPVGTPATVRAYVRALLRRHRRAFAVLIAVNAVAVIASITGPYLLGGLVEDLSEGVTDLHLERTVSVFAVALIVQTVFTRTMRLRGAMLGEEMLADLREDFLVRSVGLPPGVLERAGTGDLLSRITTDIDRLANAMREAVPQLAIGVVWAGLLLGALAVTAPPLALAVLIALPVLVVGCRWYFRRAPSAYRSEAAGYAAVAAVLAETVDAGRTVESHRLGARRIALSDRRVAEWTAWERYTLFLRSVLFPVINTTYVTILGAVLLLGGWFVMEDWITVGQLTTGALLAQMMVDPLGLILRWYDELQVAQVSLARLVGVREIEPDAGDDLVGPDGREVRAEGVRFGYRAGVDVLHQVSLEVAPGTRMALVGPSGAGKSTLGRLLAGIYAPRTGEVTLGGAELSRMTAERVRSHVALVNQEHHVFVGSLRDNLLLARTDAGDAELWASLAAVDADGWARALDKGLDAEVGSGGLALTPAQAQQIALARLVLADPHTLVLDEATSLLDPRAARHLERSLAKVLDGRTVVAIAHRLHTAHDADVIAVVEDGRISELGSHDALVAADGAYAALWRSWHG